The following are encoded in a window of Dryobates pubescens isolate bDryPub1 chromosome 25, bDryPub1.pri, whole genome shotgun sequence genomic DNA:
- the ANKRD13A gene encoding ankyrin repeat domain-containing protein 13A isoform X1: MMSSPGRASSDYPLHVLVWNNDYRRLDVELQDKDVDQRDPRGRTLLHLAVSLGYIESAKVLLQHKADVTKENGQGWTVLHEAVSTGDPEMVQMILQHRDYQQTAMTLGGVPELLQKINETPDFYVEMKWEFTSWVPLVSRVCPSDVCRIWKSGAKLRVDLTLLGFENMSWERGRRSLIFKGEDAGGWAELIEINHDEKFVTTERFEISQHMKRLTLGSMTPKRKDVERRLTSPIINTCLDTKNIAFERTTSGFWVWKTERAEGVNGYEAKVYFANNVNVVTKIRTEHLTEEEKKRYKADRSPLESFLGTVEHEYGAQSTTKTTEYAASNNPTAITLEEYFDPGFDLRGRDIGRPKEVTIRTQKFKATLWMSEEFPLSLMEQVTPIIDLMARTSAHFARLRDFITLEFPPGFPVKIEIPLFHVLNARITFENVNGCRTADKTSSQAVGAAQCESGANFEVDQSVFEIPKSYHVQDDGRNIHVQDEDNEIMQFAIQQSLLESGGSKDLGVHSNGAVAYSQDFNIQYQRALQESLLTSSGTSLCSTPSEPSSFEKDLQLAMELSVREQEERERQRREEEDAELQQALQLSLVEK; the protein is encoded by the exons ATGATGAGTTCCCCTGGCAGGGCCAGCAGCGATTATCCCCTGCATGTCCTGGTCTGGAATAATGACTACAGGAGGCtggatgtggagctgcaggacaAG GATGTTGATCAACGGGATCCACGAGGCCGGACCTTGCTGCACCTTGCTGTTTCCTTGGGTTACATAGAATCTGCCAAAGTCCTGCTTCAGCACAAGGCAGATGTCACCAAAGAGAATGGGCAGGGATGGACAG TTTTACATGAGGCTGTCAGTACAGGAGATCCAGAGATGGTACAAATGATTCTGCAGCACCGGGACTACCAGCAGACTGCCATGACACTGGGAGGAGTTCCTGAATTGCTCCAAAAGATTAATGAG actcCTGACTTTTATGTGGAGATGAAATGGGAGTTCACTAGCTGGG TCCCCCTGGTTTCCAGAGTTTGTCCAAGTGATGTCTGTCGCATCTGGAAGAGCGGTGCCAAGCTGCGCGTGGACCTCACTCTGCTGGGCTTCGAAAacatgagctgggagagagggaggcgGAGTTTGATCTTCAAGGGAGAAG ATGCTGGAGGTTGGGCAGAGCTGATTGAGATCAATCATGATGAGAAGTTTGTCACCACAGAACGTTTTGAGATCTCCCAGCACATGAAGAGGTTGACCTTGGGCTCTATGACGCCCAAGAGGAAAGATGTGGAGCGGCGCCTGACGTCTCCCATCATCAACACGTGCCTTGACACCAAAAACATTGCTTTTGAGAG AACCACCTCTGGATTCTGGGTGTGGAAGACAGAAAGAGCAGAAGGTGTGAATGGTTATGAAGCAAAG GTGTACTTTGCCAACAACGTCAACGTGGTCACCAAAATCCGAACAGAGCACTtgacagaggaggagaagaaaaggtacAAAG CTGACAGAAGCCCCCTGGAATCCTTTCTGGGTACAGTGGAGCATGAGTATGGTGCTCAG AGTACAACCAAGACAACAGAGTATGCTGCAAGTAACAACCCCACTGCTATTACTCTGGAGGAATACTTTGACCCAGGGTTTGATTTGAGAGGCAGAGACATTGGGAGACCAAAGGAAGTCACCATTCgaacacagaa ATTCAAAGCAACCCTGTGGATGAGTGAGGAGTTTCCCTTGTCTCTCATGGAGCAAGTCACTCCCATCATTGACCTGATGGCCAGGACAAGTGCTCAttttgccaggctgagggatttCATCACTCTGGAGTTCCCACCAGGATTTCCAGTCAAAATTG AAATTCCCCTCTTCCACGTGCTGAATGCCCGAATTACCTTTGAAAACGTCAATGGCTGCAGGACAGCTGACAAAACATCCTCCCAAGCTGTTGGAGCTGCACAGTGTGAGTCag GTGCTAATTTTGAGGTTGACCAGTCAGTGTTTGAGATCCCCAAATCCTACCACGTCCAGGATGATGGCAGGAACATCCACGTGCAGGACGAAGACAACGAGATCATGCAGTTTGCTATTCAGCAGAGCTTGCTGGAATCTGGTGGCAGTAAG GACCTGGGGGTGCACTCCAATGGAGCAGTTGCATATTCACAGGACTTCAACATCCAGTATCAGAG GGCGCTGCAGGAGAGCCTTCTCACCAGCTCAGGTACCTCACTCTGCAGCACCCCAAGTGAGCCTTCCAGCTTTGAGAAGGACTTGCAGCTCGCCATGGAGCTGTCggtgagggagcaggaggaacgGGAGAGGCAGCGCCGGGAAGAGGAAGACGCAGAGCTTCAGCAAGCTTTACAGCTTTCCCTGGTGGAAAAATAA
- the ANKRD13A gene encoding ankyrin repeat domain-containing protein 13A isoform X3, with product MVQMILQHRDYQQTAMTLGGVPELLQKINETPDFYVEMKWEFTSWVPLVSRVCPSDVCRIWKSGAKLRVDLTLLGFENMSWERGRRSLIFKGEDAGGWAELIEINHDEKFVTTERFEISQHMKRLTLGSMTPKRKDVERRLTSPIINTCLDTKNIAFERTTSGFWVWKTERAEGVNGYEAKVYFANNVNVVTKIRTEHLTEEEKKRYKADRSPLESFLGTVEHEYGAQSTTKTTEYAASNNPTAITLEEYFDPGFDLRGRDIGRPKEVTIRTQKFKATLWMSEEFPLSLMEQVTPIIDLMARTSAHFARLRDFITLEFPPGFPVKIEIPLFHVLNARITFENVNGCRTADKTSSQAVGAAQCESGANFEVDQSVFEIPKSYHVQDDGRNIHVQDEDNEIMQFAIQQSLLESGGSKDLGVHSNGAVAYSQDFNIQYQRALQESLLTSSGTSLCSTPSEPSSFEKDLQLAMELSVREQEERERQRREEEDAELQQALQLSLVEK from the exons ATGGTACAAATGATTCTGCAGCACCGGGACTACCAGCAGACTGCCATGACACTGGGAGGAGTTCCTGAATTGCTCCAAAAGATTAATGAG actcCTGACTTTTATGTGGAGATGAAATGGGAGTTCACTAGCTGGG TCCCCCTGGTTTCCAGAGTTTGTCCAAGTGATGTCTGTCGCATCTGGAAGAGCGGTGCCAAGCTGCGCGTGGACCTCACTCTGCTGGGCTTCGAAAacatgagctgggagagagggaggcgGAGTTTGATCTTCAAGGGAGAAG ATGCTGGAGGTTGGGCAGAGCTGATTGAGATCAATCATGATGAGAAGTTTGTCACCACAGAACGTTTTGAGATCTCCCAGCACATGAAGAGGTTGACCTTGGGCTCTATGACGCCCAAGAGGAAAGATGTGGAGCGGCGCCTGACGTCTCCCATCATCAACACGTGCCTTGACACCAAAAACATTGCTTTTGAGAG AACCACCTCTGGATTCTGGGTGTGGAAGACAGAAAGAGCAGAAGGTGTGAATGGTTATGAAGCAAAG GTGTACTTTGCCAACAACGTCAACGTGGTCACCAAAATCCGAACAGAGCACTtgacagaggaggagaagaaaaggtacAAAG CTGACAGAAGCCCCCTGGAATCCTTTCTGGGTACAGTGGAGCATGAGTATGGTGCTCAG AGTACAACCAAGACAACAGAGTATGCTGCAAGTAACAACCCCACTGCTATTACTCTGGAGGAATACTTTGACCCAGGGTTTGATTTGAGAGGCAGAGACATTGGGAGACCAAAGGAAGTCACCATTCgaacacagaa ATTCAAAGCAACCCTGTGGATGAGTGAGGAGTTTCCCTTGTCTCTCATGGAGCAAGTCACTCCCATCATTGACCTGATGGCCAGGACAAGTGCTCAttttgccaggctgagggatttCATCACTCTGGAGTTCCCACCAGGATTTCCAGTCAAAATTG AAATTCCCCTCTTCCACGTGCTGAATGCCCGAATTACCTTTGAAAACGTCAATGGCTGCAGGACAGCTGACAAAACATCCTCCCAAGCTGTTGGAGCTGCACAGTGTGAGTCag GTGCTAATTTTGAGGTTGACCAGTCAGTGTTTGAGATCCCCAAATCCTACCACGTCCAGGATGATGGCAGGAACATCCACGTGCAGGACGAAGACAACGAGATCATGCAGTTTGCTATTCAGCAGAGCTTGCTGGAATCTGGTGGCAGTAAG GACCTGGGGGTGCACTCCAATGGAGCAGTTGCATATTCACAGGACTTCAACATCCAGTATCAGAG GGCGCTGCAGGAGAGCCTTCTCACCAGCTCAGGTACCTCACTCTGCAGCACCCCAAGTGAGCCTTCCAGCTTTGAGAAGGACTTGCAGCTCGCCATGGAGCTGTCggtgagggagcaggaggaacgGGAGAGGCAGCGCCGGGAAGAGGAAGACGCAGAGCTTCAGCAAGCTTTACAGCTTTCCCTGGTGGAAAAATAA
- the ANKRD13A gene encoding ankyrin repeat domain-containing protein 13A isoform X2, which yields MMSSPGRASSDYPLHVLVWNNDYRRLDVELQDKDVDQRDPRGRTLLHLAVSLGYIESAKVLLQHKADVTKENGQGWTVLHEAVSTGDPEMVQMILQHRDYQQTAMTLGGVPELLQKINETPDFYVEMKWEFTSWVPLVSRVCPSDVCRIWKSGAKLRVDLTLLGFENMSWERGRRSLIFKGEDAGGWAELIEINHDEKFVTTERFEISQHMKRLTLGSMTPKRKDVERRLTSPIINTCLDTKNIAFERTTSGFWVWKTERAEGVNGYEAKVYFANNVNVVTKIRTEHLTEEEKKRYKADRSPLESFLGTVEHEYGAQSTTKTTEYAASNNPTAITLEEYFDPGFDLRGRDIGRPKEVTIRTQKFKATLWMSEEFPLSLMEQVTPIIDLMARTSAHFARLRDFITLEFPPGFPVKIGANFEVDQSVFEIPKSYHVQDDGRNIHVQDEDNEIMQFAIQQSLLESGGSKDLGVHSNGAVAYSQDFNIQYQRALQESLLTSSGTSLCSTPSEPSSFEKDLQLAMELSVREQEERERQRREEEDAELQQALQLSLVEK from the exons ATGATGAGTTCCCCTGGCAGGGCCAGCAGCGATTATCCCCTGCATGTCCTGGTCTGGAATAATGACTACAGGAGGCtggatgtggagctgcaggacaAG GATGTTGATCAACGGGATCCACGAGGCCGGACCTTGCTGCACCTTGCTGTTTCCTTGGGTTACATAGAATCTGCCAAAGTCCTGCTTCAGCACAAGGCAGATGTCACCAAAGAGAATGGGCAGGGATGGACAG TTTTACATGAGGCTGTCAGTACAGGAGATCCAGAGATGGTACAAATGATTCTGCAGCACCGGGACTACCAGCAGACTGCCATGACACTGGGAGGAGTTCCTGAATTGCTCCAAAAGATTAATGAG actcCTGACTTTTATGTGGAGATGAAATGGGAGTTCACTAGCTGGG TCCCCCTGGTTTCCAGAGTTTGTCCAAGTGATGTCTGTCGCATCTGGAAGAGCGGTGCCAAGCTGCGCGTGGACCTCACTCTGCTGGGCTTCGAAAacatgagctgggagagagggaggcgGAGTTTGATCTTCAAGGGAGAAG ATGCTGGAGGTTGGGCAGAGCTGATTGAGATCAATCATGATGAGAAGTTTGTCACCACAGAACGTTTTGAGATCTCCCAGCACATGAAGAGGTTGACCTTGGGCTCTATGACGCCCAAGAGGAAAGATGTGGAGCGGCGCCTGACGTCTCCCATCATCAACACGTGCCTTGACACCAAAAACATTGCTTTTGAGAG AACCACCTCTGGATTCTGGGTGTGGAAGACAGAAAGAGCAGAAGGTGTGAATGGTTATGAAGCAAAG GTGTACTTTGCCAACAACGTCAACGTGGTCACCAAAATCCGAACAGAGCACTtgacagaggaggagaagaaaaggtacAAAG CTGACAGAAGCCCCCTGGAATCCTTTCTGGGTACAGTGGAGCATGAGTATGGTGCTCAG AGTACAACCAAGACAACAGAGTATGCTGCAAGTAACAACCCCACTGCTATTACTCTGGAGGAATACTTTGACCCAGGGTTTGATTTGAGAGGCAGAGACATTGGGAGACCAAAGGAAGTCACCATTCgaacacagaa ATTCAAAGCAACCCTGTGGATGAGTGAGGAGTTTCCCTTGTCTCTCATGGAGCAAGTCACTCCCATCATTGACCTGATGGCCAGGACAAGTGCTCAttttgccaggctgagggatttCATCACTCTGGAGTTCCCACCAGGATTTCCAGTCAAAATTG GTGCTAATTTTGAGGTTGACCAGTCAGTGTTTGAGATCCCCAAATCCTACCACGTCCAGGATGATGGCAGGAACATCCACGTGCAGGACGAAGACAACGAGATCATGCAGTTTGCTATTCAGCAGAGCTTGCTGGAATCTGGTGGCAGTAAG GACCTGGGGGTGCACTCCAATGGAGCAGTTGCATATTCACAGGACTTCAACATCCAGTATCAGAG GGCGCTGCAGGAGAGCCTTCTCACCAGCTCAGGTACCTCACTCTGCAGCACCCCAAGTGAGCCTTCCAGCTTTGAGAAGGACTTGCAGCTCGCCATGGAGCTGTCggtgagggagcaggaggaacgGGAGAGGCAGCGCCGGGAAGAGGAAGACGCAGAGCTTCAGCAAGCTTTACAGCTTTCCCTGGTGGAAAAATAA